One stretch of Eupeodes corollae chromosome 2, idEupCoro1.1, whole genome shotgun sequence DNA includes these proteins:
- the LOC129947260 gene encoding uncharacterized protein LOC129947260, whose amino-acid sequence MSHSVTITRTTTSTTNTSYIVLNTGYMKSAPGMLKLLQLIIGAVCVGIFAYYYNMYGGILNSSIYLFFFLMVTTFMIGTFCLLLACLTSLSTGGIIAKTIYELIYHCIAGILLLVASILILIDLTDSRYKNYRQHDMYMAAAVMGLANSILYFISTYLAHKSYRGI is encoded by the exons atgtctcaCTCAGTAACAATTACGAGGACTACAACCAGTACCACCAACACCTCATACATTGTACTTAACACTGGATACATGAAATCGGCGCCAGGAATGCTTAAACTTTTACAGCtc ATTATTGGTGCAGTATGTGTTGGGATTTTTGCCTATTACTATAACATGTACGGCGGCATCCTTAATTCTTCGATATACCTTTTCTTCTTTCTGATGGTGACGACGTTTATGATTGGAACGTTTTGTCTTTTACTAGCGTGCCTTACTTCACTGAGCACAGGTGGAATAATTGCGAAAACAATCTAC GAACTTATATATCACTGTATCGCTGGTATTTTGCTGTTGGTAGCTTCCATATTGATACTGATCGATTTGACCGATTCGAGATATAAGAACTACAGACAACACGATATGTACATGGCAGCAGCTGTAATGGGTCTTGCAAATAGTATTTTGTACTTCATAAGCACATATTTGGCACATAAATCATACCGTGGAATATAA